Proteins encoded by one window of Arachis hypogaea cultivar Tifrunner chromosome 1, arahy.Tifrunner.gnm2.J5K5, whole genome shotgun sequence:
- the LOC112797145 gene encoding LRR receptor-like serine/threonine-protein kinase EFR: MFLNKMKLLLFSFTINLLCFFQSNIASFSLAIENNNDNNDELNALLKFKEAISNDPHKILTSWNSSNHFCNWHGITCSKREQRVLELNLEGYQLQGFMSPHIGNLSSLQTLNLQNNNFYGGIPPELGHLSRLRLLFLANNSLAGEIPTNLTSCLELRRIYLQGNNLSGKIPMEIGSLKELQWLWLAKNHLSGKIPYSIWNLSSLLVLSLSYNNLEGKIPQNIGNLKHLQILGMVSNKLCGMLPYSLYNVSSLTYISATNNHFNGSLPADMFFSLPRLQLFEIGSNQMSGSIPVSITNATSLRRFDVTNNSFLGKVPSLAKLHDLWWLNFGSNYLGSYSLKDSEFLESLQNCSKLEILDISANNFAGRLPENIANFSDRLREIYLSDNLLFGEIPTTLGDHINLDVLTMELNFFIGSIPTTFVKFQTMKRLDLSYNKISGQIPPFIGNLSQLLELRISNNMLRGNIPPSIGNCKSLEILDLATNNLSGVIPPEVIGLSSLTVLLNLYENSLTGYLPGQVSLLKFIRQLDVSKNYLSGEIPENIGELVNLEYLNLQGNSFNGTIPSSLAMVKSLQHLDLSRNNLSGSIPTALQDLSLLEYLNVSFNMLDGEVPRKGVFGNSTAITLFGNVKLCGGISELKLPPCHGSKQPRHHSFKDIAVMIVSMVAFPVLLCSMFVAYMMRIRKNEPISDSSALNDLFEKVSYQRLHQATNGFSASNLIGSGNFGFVYKGNLASTNKVVAIKVLNLQKKGARASFMAECNALKHISHRNLVKILTCCSSTDHNGREFKALVFKYMENGSLDKWLHPDIERFEVPKTLMSLNQRIRILIDVASAISYLHYECAQPIVHCDLKPSNILLDDNMVAHVGDFGSARFLSKINDKSYKQNIISRINGTIGYTPPEYGMSSEVSKQGDTYSFGILVLEMLTGRRPTEETFQLGHNLHSYVRMAFPDKLLQIVDPILLSIEIEGTTAKKCLYSLFRIGLACSVESPKERMSIECVSRELNLIKNSL, translated from the exons ATGTTTCTCAATAAAATGAAGCTTCTTCTTTTCTCCTTTACCATAAACTTGCTCTGTTTTTTTCAATCTAACATAGCTTCTTTTTCTCTAGCAATAGAAAACAACAACGATAATAATGATGAGCTTAATGCACTGCTCAAGTTCAAGGAAGCTATATCCAATGACCCTCATAAAATCTTAACCTCTTGGAATAGCTCCAACCACTTTTGCAATTGGCATGGAATCACATGTAGCAAAAGAGAGCAAAGAGTTTTGGAGTTGAACTTAGAAGGATATCAATTGCAAGGGTTCATGTCACCCCATATTGGCAATCTCTCTTCTTTACAAACTCTCAACCTTCAAAACAATAATTTCTACGGCGGGATTCCGCCGGAACTTGGTCATCTGTCTAGGCTGCGACTACTCTTTCTCGCCAATAACTCGCTGGCCGGAGAAATTCCAACCAACTtaacaagttgtttggaacttaG GCGTATATATTTACAAGGGAACAATCTTAGTGGAAAAATACCAATGGAGATTGGTTCTCTTAAAGAACTTCAATGGTTATGGTTGGCCAAGAATCATTTATCAGGGAAGATACCATATTCCATATGGAATCTTTCATCCCTTCTTGTTCTTTCTCTTTCATATAACAACTTGGAGGGAAAGATACCACAAAACATTGGCAACTTGAAACATTTGCAAATTCTTGGTATGGTTTCCAACAAATTATGTGGTATGCTTCCTTATTCTCTTTACAATGTGTCATCTCTTACTTACATATCGGCCACGAACAACCACTTTAACGGCTCTCTTCCGGCCGACATGTTCTTCTCCCTCCCTAGGCTCCAACTTTTTGAAATTGGAAGCAACCAAATGTCAGGTTCAATCCCTGTTTCAATCACCAATGCAACCTCTCTTAGAAGATTTGATGTCACTAATAATAGTTTTTTAGGGAAAGTTCCAAGTCTAGCAAAGTTGCATGATCTTTGGTGGTTGAATTTTGGTTCCAACTATCTAGGAAGTTATTCACTTAAGGACTCTGAGTTCTTAGAATCTTTGCAAAATTGTAGTAAGTTGGAAATATTGGACATATCCGCCAACAATTTCGCTGGCCGTTTGCCAGAAAATATAGCCAACTTTTCCGACCGGCTCAGAGAAATATACCTTAGTGATAACCTATTGTTTGGAGAAATTCCTACCACTTTAGGAGATCACATTAATTTAGATGTCCTTACCATGGAACTCAACTTTTTTATAGGATCAATTCCAACAACATTTGTAAAGTTTCAAACAAtgaaaagattggatttgagttatAACAAAATCTCAGGACAAATTCCACCCTTTATAGGGAACCTTAGCCAATTGCTTGAGCTAAGAATCTCAAACAATATGCTAAGAGGAAACATTCCTCCAAGTATAGGAAATTGCAAAAGTTTAGAAATTCTAGACCTTGCAACTAACAATCTTAGTGGAGTCATACCCCCAGAAGTTATAGGTCTTTCTTCTTTGACAGTCCTACTAAACTTGTACGAAAACTCGTTGACCGGATACCTTCCTGGACAAGTAAGCCTGTTGAAATTTATTCGTCAGTTGGACGTCTCGAAAAATTATCTGTCTGGCGAAATTCCTGAGAATATTGGAGAGTTGGTAAACCTCGAGTACCTTAACTTACAAGGTAATTCATTCAATGGAACCATACCTTCATCTTTGGCTATGGTGAAGAGTCTCCAACATTTAGACCTATCAAGAAACAACTTGTCTGGATCGATTCCAACCGCGCTACAAGATCTATCTCTTCTAGAATACCTAAATGTTTCTTTCAACATGTTGGATGGTGAAGTTCCAAGAAAAGGTGTGTTTGGAAATTCAACTGCTATAACACTATTTGGTAATGTTAAGCTTTGTGGAGGAATCTCTGAGCTGAAGTTACCACCATGCCATGGTTCAAAACAACCAAGACATCATAGTTTCAAGGACATAGCAGTGATGATAGTTTCTATGGTTGCTTTTCCTGTTCTGTTGTGTTCTATGTTTGTTGCTTATATGATGAGGATAAGAAAGAATGAACCAATTTCAGATTCATCAGCATTAAATGACTTATTTGAAAAGGTGTCGTATCAAAGACTTCACCAAGCAACTAATGGTTTCTCAGCTAGCAACTTGATAGGGTCTGGAAATTTCGGCTTTGTTTATAAAGGCAATCTCGCCTCGACTAATAAAGTTGTAGCTATAAAGGTCTTAAACCTTCAAAAGAAAGGAGCTCGAGCGAGTTTCATGGCCGAATGCAATGCACTGAAACACATTAGCCATCGAAATTTGGTTAAGATTCTAACCTGTTGCTCGAGTACAGATCACAACGGCCGAGAATTCAAAGCTCTGGTGTTCAAATACATGGAAAATGGAAGCTTGGATAAATGGTTGCATCCAGATATTGAAAGATTTGAAGTGCCAAAAACCTTGATGAGTCTAAACCAAAGAATAAGGATTCTAATTGATGTTGCTTCAGCAATAAGTTATCTTCACTACGAATGCGCGCAGCCTATTGTTCATTGCGATTTAAAGCCGAGCAATATTCTTCTAGATGATAACATGGTTGCTCATGTTGGTGACTTTGGATCTGCAAGATTTCTGTCAAAAATCAATGACAAATCTTATAAGCAAAATATCATATCCAGAATAAATGGTACTATTGGTTATACTCCTCCAG AGTATGGAATGAGTTCAGAGGTGTCGAAACAAGGCGACACGTATAGCTTTGGGATTCTTGTTTTGGAAATGTTAACAGGAAGAAGACCTACTGAGGAAACTTTTCAACTTGGTCACAATCTCCATAGCTATGTAAGGATGGCATTTCCAGATAAACTCTTGCAGATTGTAGATCCAATTCTTCTGTCCATAGAAATAGAAGGAACAACAGCAAAGAAATGTTTGTATTCACTCTTTAGAATTGGACTTGCTTGTTCTGTGGAGTCACCAAAAGAAAGAATGAGCATCGAGTGTGTTAGCAGAGAACTAAACCTTATAAAGAATTCCTTATAA